One genomic window of Diospyros lotus cultivar Yz01 chromosome 8, ASM1463336v1, whole genome shotgun sequence includes the following:
- the LOC127807652 gene encoding auxin-induced protein 6B, with the protein MPACSKIRHIVRLRQMLRRWRKKAAAAGARRAAPPDVPAGHVAVCVGSNCRRFVVRATYLNHPVFRKLLVLAEEEYGFANTAGPLAIPCDESLFEEILRFLSRSESTGRFANLEDFQRYCHLGFRSSLDSWPESRPLLHGLTDESVW; encoded by the coding sequence ATGCCGGCGTGCAGCAAGATCCGCCACATTGTGAGGCTCCGCCAGATGCTGCGGCGCTGGCGCAAGAAGGCGGCAGCGGCAGGCGCCCGACGCGCCGCCCCGCCGGACGTCCCCGCCGGGCACGTGGCCGTCTGCGTTGGCTCCAACTGCCGGCGCTTCGTGGTGCGCGCCACGTACCTGAACCACCCCGTCTTCCGGAAGCTCCTGGTGCTCGCCGAGGAAGAGTACGGCTTCGCCAACACCGCCGGACCGCTAGCCATTCCCTGCGACGAGTCGCTTTTCGAAGAAATCCTCCGGTTCTTGTCCAGGTCCGAGTCCACCGGCCGGTTCGCCAATCTCGAGGACTTCCAGAGATACTGTCATCTCGGCTTCAGAAGCAGCCTCGACTCGTGGCCGGAATCCCGGCCGCTCCTCCACGGCCTCACCGATGAGTCCGTGTGGTGA